The following is a genomic window from Lysinibacillus sp. JNUCC-52.
ACATCCATCGTAAGTCGCAACACCCTTCTTTAACACGAGGGCTGCGGCTTACAATGTGCCCGTGGAAAGTGCTACACATAACGGCAATCAACTTTTTGTAATCGAAAATTAACCTTGTCTAATTTTATAGTAATTTGTCTTTTCTGATTTTTCAGTTTATAATAATTACAATTAACCTTAAGCATAAGGATTTTTATAAAAGTTTTTGAGAGGTAGCGTATTGAAAAAATAGAACTGACTACTCATAAAAATATGATTATATAGCAAAGAATTAAAATAAATCCTAAGCATTGGATTAAAAATTAATTAATTTAATATCCTCTTTTAGAACTTATAAATGTAAAATTACATTATTTATTATAATTTCTTAAAGGGGTTTTTTAATTTATCTTTTAATTACATTCCCTTCTTAAATGAAGCACATTTCATTTATTTAGACATAGAGACCCGTTTATTTTTTGTAGTCATCCCTTGTCAATTGATGAATAAGTGACCGTATCATTTTAATCGGAGTATAAATAAAATATAAACCATATAATTAGGTGAAGAATCATGAATACAATCTACTCTTATTTCAAACTTACCTTAAAAACCTTCCCTCTTTTTTGGGGTGCTTCAAAGTTATATTCTATTATTTTGTTAATTATTATTCCATTTCAAGCAATACTACCCTCTCTTACAATTTGGTTTTCAAAAGGTTTAATTGATGCCATATCTACTACCGACACTATCATTTATTCTATAATTATTTTCTTTGTACTATCTTGGATAATAGTATCTTTTATGAATGCTATATTAGGTCCCATCGAAATGACCTTTCAAGGCTTGATGACCGATAAACTAATTGCCAACTTAAATAAATCGCTAATGGAGAAATCTTCAGAAATAAAAGGACTATATTACTTTGAAAATCCAGCGTTTTATGATGATATACAAATACTTGAGCAAGAAGCTGCATGGAGACCCGTAAACCTTATCGTTTTTACTTCTGGCATGATTAGTAGTGTCATAACTGGTATTTCTATGCTCGTGCTATTAACGAACTTTAATTTTTTGATTGCATTCATTATTTTTATTGCAATCATTCCACAGGCTATCGTTACTTATAAATTACAAAAGGAAGCATTTGAAACGCTTGTAATGAATAGTCCAGAATCTAGAAAGATGCAATATTATAGTTCCGTAATGCTTTCAAAAGAACACATTAAAGAAGTGAAAATATATAATACAGCTGCCTTTTTTATTAATAAATATATGGTGACGTTCAATAAAATTCATACAGAAGTAAAAAAAATTCGATATAAACAAGCTATTTTCTCTGTTGTTTTTGTTGGATTGGGAATAGTAGGCATTGGCATAAGTTTTTGGTGGGTAGTTAAAGGCGTAATAAATAACACCTTTACTGCCGGAGATATACTCATTTTTTCCTCTTCGGTGTTACTTGCACGGCAAAGTTTAGCAGGTTTTATTGAAAATTCGAGCTTACTATACGACACATTACTTTATATGGAGAATTATTTTAAGTTCGCATCGTTACAATCAGACATAAAATCAGGTAAGAAGATTTTATCATTAGAAAAAAGTAAATTTACATTAGTTTTTAAAAATGTATCTTTTAAATACCCTCATTCTTCTAAATTTACTCTTCAACACATTAATTTTACTATCACCATGGGCGATAAAATTGCACTTGTCGGAGAAAATGGTGCTGGGAAATCTACTATTGTTAAGCTTATTACAAGATTTTATGAACCAACCGAAGGAAAAATAGAATTAAATGGCATTGATATTGCAGAATATGATATTGATAGTTATCGTCAAATAATCGGTATTGTGTTTCAAGACTTTTCCCGTTATCAATTATCATTTAAAGAAAACATTATGATTAGCCATACAGAAGGTACTAATGATTATGAAAAGTTAGCTAGCGTGTCTGAGCAAAGTGCTCTTAATGATTTAGTTGCAAGTTTCGAGCAAGGCTATGAGCAAATTTTAAGTAAAAATTTTGATAATGGTACAGAACTATCTGGCGGTGAATGGCAGAAGGTAGCCATCGCAAGAGCTTACTTCCGAAATGCAGCATTTCTTATTTTAGATGAACCTTCGGCAGCTCTTGATGCAAGGAGTGAGCACCAAATGATCGAAACATTAACTGACCTTTCAAGAATAAAAACATTATTATTAATAACGCATAAACTATCTGCTTTAAAAATGGTTGATCGAATTATTGTATTGCAGCATGGGCAAATAATTGAAGAGGGTTCAATGCAAGAGTTATTAAATCAAAAAGGATATTTTTCAGAATTGTATCAATTACAAGCAAATAAATATGCTACTTAGTCTTTAATGTGCGGAAAGTGCATGCAATAGCATGACCATCTTTTCAAAATAGAAAGGAGCATTTCATTTGAAAAATGTCAAAATCGAAAATGTCTCTAAGCAATTTGGAAAAGTACATGGTGTGAAGGATTTAAATCTTAATATTAAAACAGGTGAATTTTTTACTTTCCTTGGGCCTAGTGGCTGTGGGAAAACGACCACATTACGAATGATTGCAGGATTTTACTACCCTACTGAAGGGAAAATTTTTTTCGATGATCGTGATGTGACATTGCTTCAGCCAAACAAACGCAATATCGGTATGGTGTTTCAAAATTACGCCCTTTTTCCGCATATGACTGTCGACGAAAATATTGCCTTCGGTTTACAAGTACGAAAGCTCTCAAAATTAGAGATCAAACAAAAGGTTGATCGCATTAGAGGGTTAGTACATCTTGCACAATTTGGAAACAGAAAAATTAATGAATTATCTGGCGGTCAGCAGCAACGCGTTGCATTGGCAAGAGCACTTGTCATTGAACCCGATATTTTATTACTTGATGAGCCGTTGTCGAATTTAGACGCGAAATTACGAGAGGAAACGCGCATTGAAATTAAAAGAATTCAATCGGAGTTAGGTGTCACAACCATTTATGTAACGCACGATCAAATGGAAGCTATGGCTATGTCTGACCGCATTATGGTGATGGAGAATGGCTACGTGAAACAAATTGGCACACCACAAGAGATTTATAATCGTCCATTAAACCGATTCGTCGCCGACTTTATTGGGGAAACCAATTTAATTGAAGCGACAACAATTGCTATTGATGATGATGAAATACAAGTAAAAACGAAGAGCGGACTTGTTCTAACTGGGCGAAAGCAACACAGCTCTCCTACTTTAACGCATATGATTGGAGACAACGTGTTTATTTCGATTCGTCCTGAAACCATCAATCAAGGCCCTGGAGAAAACACATTAACAGGAACCATTTCTTTTGTGGAATTTACAGGAATAAGCGTAAATTATATTGTCGATTTCATCGATTTCTCTTTGAAAGTCATGATTATTAATAAAAACGCTCAATTAAAAAGTATTGGCGAAGACATTACATTAAATATAGCGCGTGAATCACTTTATTTTTTAGGAGAATAGGAGGCATACCATATGGAAAAACCACCTGTGCAATCTTATCAAAATAATGCTTGGACACGGCTAACGCAATCAAAATGGTTTGTTTATATTTTAATTTCTCCCTTATTTTTAGTGTTGTTTGCCTATGTGATTTACCCTTTTTATCAAACTTTTGTTCAGAGCTTTTCAGAAGATAATGCACTTCATCATTATCAAAAGTTTTTTAGTCTTGCGAGCCCTGCGAATCTCGAGGCGCTCTGGACTAGTTTATATATCTCGATTATTAGTGTTATTTCCTGTGCAATAGTTGGCGTTACAATGGCCTTTTTATTGGAACGCTATAATTTCCCTGGGAGACGGCTACTATCCATTTTAGTATTAGTACCAATGGCTCTTCCACCACTTGTTGGTGTACTTTCTTTTACTTTCCTTTATGGAGAAAGTGGCATTTTCCCACGTGCAATTCAACATTTGTTTGGACTAAATCAAGTACCCTTTTCTTTAAAAGGCATATGGGGTGTAATTGTTGTACATACATTTACGATGTACACATACTTCTATTTAACCGCTTCGGCTGCCATTAAAGGACTGGACCCATCATTAGAAGAAGCCGCAACTAGCTTAGGCGCTGGGCGTATACGTGTATGGACAAAGGTTATATTACCGATGCTGACCCCTTCTATTATTGCATCTGCATTACTTGTATTTATGATATCTATGGCGTCCTATACTGCGCCGTTAATGTTTGGCGTTGAACGAACAATGACCATGCAAATATACTTATCACGAACAAATGGTAATTTGGGAATGGCAGCTACACAATCCATGATTTTATCGTTTGTATCCATTTCCTTTTTAATCATAATGCGCTGGTACCAAAACCGCAGAAATTATCAAAATTTGAGTAAAGGAATTAGCGTTCATCGTTCTGAAGTGTCCTCTAAGTGGATGAAAATGTTTGCTACAATCGCTTCTTTTGGCGGAACCCTTGTTTTAATTTTACCTATATTAGTACTTATATTAATTTCATTTTCAGTGGATGGTGCCTGGAAAACTCAAATTCTTCCTACCGACTACACACTCGATCATTATATAGCGCTATTTACGGATGAACGAACATGGAGACCTATTTGGAACTCTATTCAAATGGGCATTGTCGCAACATTCGGTAATGTAATCTTCGGTGTCGCTGCGGCATACGCAATGGTTCGCCTAAATTTTAAAGGTAAAACATTACTTGATATTTTAATTATGGTTCCTTGGGCATTACCTGGGACTGTAGTTGCCGTCAATTTAATTGCAGCCTTTAGTACTGAAAATGTTTTCGCCTTTAACCAAGTATTAATTGGTACATTTTGGATTTTACCGTTAGCTTATTTTATTAGACATTTACCCCTCGTGTTCCGTTCAACCTCAGCCTCCCTTGTGCAATTAGATCAGTCGATTGAGGAGGCATCGCGAAGTCTTGGTGCAAATTGGTGGTATTCGTTTAGACGCATCGTACTACCACTTACTTTTTCGGGAATATTGGCAGGTACTCTGTTAGCACTTGTTCAAAGTTTAGGTGAGTTCGTAGCTTCTATTCTTATTTACAGCACTTCTACAATTCCTCTGTCTGTTGCTATTTTTCAAAAATTATATGCCTTTAAGTTTGGCACTGCGTGTGCTTATGGTGTTTTACAGATTTTCTTAATTTTAATAGTACTCATTATTTCTGAAAAGCTATCAAAGGGCAGTGCTGGCACAGCCATTTAACTGTCATCCTATAGGAGGCCATTCATATGTTTGAAGATTTCCGCAACAAAATCCAGCAGGAGGATGGAATGATTTTTCCTTCGAATATTTATCGGAAAATTGTTTTGCAACCAGCTTATGACGAAGCTAAAAAAAACTTTTTAACGATTATGCTCCAAATTAATATTGCACATTTAAAAATGTTAGAAGAACAAGGACTAGTAAAAAAAGAAGAAGTGAAACAAATTGCTATGGCGCTAAAAAAGCTAGACTTGAACTACTATCGAATTGAAGATTATAGCCCGCAATATGAGGATTTATTTTTCCGCATTGAAAACAAATTAATAGAACTAGCTGGTGACGTTGCTGGAAATCTCCATATTGGTAGAAGCCGTAATGATATGGGTATCGCCATTTATCGGATGACATTGCGCAAAAAATTATTAATGCTCATGGGAGAATTGCTTAAATTGCGTGGTGATTTAATTGCTTCCGCTGAGGAGCATATCGATACAATTATGATTGGCTATACACATACGCAGCAAGCACAACCAACCACTTTTGCCCATTATTTAAAAGCTGTAATCGATCAACTTGATCGAGATTTCGAGCGCATGCAACATTGCTATCAAACCGTTAATCGGAGTAGCATGGGAGCAGCCGCCTTAACGACTACAGGCTTTAACATTAGCCGTGAACGCATGCGAGACTTATTAGCGTTCGATGATATTATCGAAAATGCCTGGGATGCGGTAGCTGGTGCGGACTATATCTCTGAAGCAGCTAGTATTGTACAGCTTGCCGCCCTTAATCTCGGCC
Proteins encoded in this region:
- a CDS encoding ABC transporter ATP-binding protein, giving the protein MNTIYSYFKLTLKTFPLFWGASKLYSIILLIIIPFQAILPSLTIWFSKGLIDAISTTDTIIYSIIIFFVLSWIIVSFMNAILGPIEMTFQGLMTDKLIANLNKSLMEKSSEIKGLYYFENPAFYDDIQILEQEAAWRPVNLIVFTSGMISSVITGISMLVLLTNFNFLIAFIIFIAIIPQAIVTYKLQKEAFETLVMNSPESRKMQYYSSVMLSKEHIKEVKIYNTAAFFINKYMVTFNKIHTEVKKIRYKQAIFSVVFVGLGIVGIGISFWWVVKGVINNTFTAGDILIFSSSVLLARQSLAGFIENSSLLYDTLLYMENYFKFASLQSDIKSGKKILSLEKSKFTLVFKNVSFKYPHSSKFTLQHINFTITMGDKIALVGENGAGKSTIVKLITRFYEPTEGKIELNGIDIAEYDIDSYRQIIGIVFQDFSRYQLSFKENIMISHTEGTNDYEKLASVSEQSALNDLVASFEQGYEQILSKNFDNGTELSGGEWQKVAIARAYFRNAAFLILDEPSAALDARSEHQMIETLTDLSRIKTLLLITHKLSALKMVDRIIVLQHGQIIEEGSMQELLNQKGYFSELYQLQANKYAT
- a CDS encoding ABC transporter ATP-binding protein, with the protein product MKNVKIENVSKQFGKVHGVKDLNLNIKTGEFFTFLGPSGCGKTTTLRMIAGFYYPTEGKIFFDDRDVTLLQPNKRNIGMVFQNYALFPHMTVDENIAFGLQVRKLSKLEIKQKVDRIRGLVHLAQFGNRKINELSGGQQQRVALARALVIEPDILLLDEPLSNLDAKLREETRIEIKRIQSELGVTTIYVTHDQMEAMAMSDRIMVMENGYVKQIGTPQEIYNRPLNRFVADFIGETNLIEATTIAIDDDEIQVKTKSGLVLTGRKQHSSPTLTHMIGDNVFISIRPETINQGPGENTLTGTISFVEFTGISVNYIVDFIDFSLKVMIINKNAQLKSIGEDITLNIARESLYFLGE
- a CDS encoding ABC transporter permease, giving the protein MEKPPVQSYQNNAWTRLTQSKWFVYILISPLFLVLFAYVIYPFYQTFVQSFSEDNALHHYQKFFSLASPANLEALWTSLYISIISVISCAIVGVTMAFLLERYNFPGRRLLSILVLVPMALPPLVGVLSFTFLYGESGIFPRAIQHLFGLNQVPFSLKGIWGVIVVHTFTMYTYFYLTASAAIKGLDPSLEEAATSLGAGRIRVWTKVILPMLTPSIIASALLVFMISMASYTAPLMFGVERTMTMQIYLSRTNGNLGMAATQSMILSFVSISFLIIMRWYQNRRNYQNLSKGISVHRSEVSSKWMKMFATIASFGGTLVLILPILVLILISFSVDGAWKTQILPTDYTLDHYIALFTDERTWRPIWNSIQMGIVATFGNVIFGVAAAYAMVRLNFKGKTLLDILIMVPWALPGTVVAVNLIAAFSTENVFAFNQVLIGTFWILPLAYFIRHLPLVFRSTSASLVQLDQSIEEASRSLGANWWYSFRRIVLPLTFSGILAGTLLALVQSLGEFVASILIYSTSTIPLSVAIFQKLYAFKFGTACAYGVLQIFLILIVLIISEKLSKGSAGTAI
- the argH gene encoding argininosuccinate lyase — its product is MFEDFRNKIQQEDGMIFPSNIYRKIVLQPAYDEAKKNFLTIMLQINIAHLKMLEEQGLVKKEEVKQIAMALKKLDLNYYRIEDYSPQYEDLFFRIENKLIELAGDVAGNLHIGRSRNDMGIAIYRMTLRKKLLMLMGELLKLRGDLIASAEEHIDTIMIGYTHTQQAQPTTFAHYLKAVIDQLDRDFERMQHCYQTVNRSSMGAAALTTTGFNISRERMRDLLAFDDIIENAWDAVAGADYISEAASIVQLAALNLGRTSQDFLLWATQEFNAFTLASPYVQISSIMPQKRNPVSIEHTRSLLSAVVGDASTVLQMVHNTPFGDIVDTEDDMQPYLWRAIDRLIGIYKLFGSLVVTMDVNKKKLRNRAENSFANVTELADTLVRSEGISFRQAHSIVSKCIKVLLAHGEESLASLTWGLANTQSKLVTGKPLGISEDDFYHTLKPEFFVSVRTLLGGPSPETMRASIERAKVKADALFEWVKQKESAITEAEKQLITFIEEWDQ